One stretch of Kluyveromyces marxianus DMKU3-1042 DNA, complete genome, chromosome 8 DNA includes these proteins:
- the SPC1 gene encoding signal peptidase complex subunit SPC1, giving the protein MDVLQDLGRHLVFPIDFESQAYTERISKLGLYAATIISCVAGYASNSLKICAAVFVAGVIGVMAAVLPAYPAYNKNRPKWVSSGPKVVLADE; this is encoded by the coding sequence atgGACGTACTACAGGATTTGGGCCGTCACTTGGTGTTTCCCATTGATTTCGAAAGCCAAGCATATACCGAGAGAATCTCGAAACTGGGACTCTATGCTGCTACAATTATCAGCTGTGTGGCTGGGTATGCGAGTAACTCGCTAAAAATATGTGCTGCGGTTTTTGTAGCAGGCGTGATTGGTGTTATGGCAGCTGTGCTGCCAGCGTACCCTGCatacaacaagaacagaCCCAAATGGGTGAGTTCCGGGCCCAAAGTGGTTCTAGCAGACGAATAG
- the XKS1 gene encoding xylulokinase has product MSTPYYLGFDLSTQQLKCLAIDDQLNIVTSVSIEFDRDFPAYNTKKGVYIKNGGVIDAPVAMWLEAVDLCFSQLAERIDLKRVQSMSGSCQQHGTVYWNCEHLPSNLDPASTLREQLQGSLSRPVAPNWQDHSTKKQCDELAESVGGPEELARITGSGAHYRFSGSQIAKIHETEPEVYEATKRISLVSSFLASVLVGDIVPLEEADACGMNLYDLSKHDFDETLLAVVDHDTARLRRKLSDPPVGAPTGESPLTSLGKVSKYFQDKYGVNCECEIFPFTGDNLATICSLPLQKNDVLISLGTSTTILLVTDQYHSSPNYHLFIHPTVPGYYMGMICYCNGSLARERVRDDLAGPQASQAPGEQVPWTQFNDALLDDSLSNDNEIGLYFPLGEIVPNVDAVTKRWTFERKGDHPNKTIVLHELDQFTPKRKDAKNIVESQALSCRVRISPLLSDETDALSETQVLSKKENTQVTFDYDAFPLWTYAKRPNRAFFVGGASKNDAIVRTMANVIGARNGNYRLETPNSCALGGCYKAMWSWLKVHEPTTTPSFDVWLNASFNWQRDCEFVCQSDAAKWEQCNGKIQALSEAEAYVKALAQSQGQ; this is encoded by the coding sequence ATGTCTACCCCATACTATTTAGGTTTCGATCTTTCTACGCAGCAATTGAAATGTCTCGCTATCGATGACCAATTGAACATCGTCACCAGTGTTTCCATCGAGTTCGACAGGGACTTCCCGGCTTACAACACCAAGAAGGGTGTGTACATCAAGAATGGCGGTGTTATTGATGCTCCAGTGGCCATGTGGCTAGAGGCTGTGGACTTGTGTTTCTCACAGCTAGCGGAACGAATCGATTTGAAACGAGTCCAGTCGATGTCTGGCTCGTGCCAGCAACACGGAACCGTGTACTGGAATTGCGAACACTTGCCCTCAAACCTGGACCCGGCATCCACGCTTCGCGAACAATTGCAAGGGTCGCTCAGCAGACCGGTGGCCCCCAATTGGCAAGACCACAGCACAAAGAAACAGTGCGATGAGTTGGCAGAAAGCGTTGGAGGTCCAGAAGAATTGGCACGAATCACTGGTTCTGGTGCCCATTACAGGTTTTCCGGCTCGCAAATAGCCAAGATCCACGAGACCGAGCCCGAGGTTTACGAAGCTACCAAGAGGATCTCGCTTGTGTCGTCTTTCCTAGCCTCTGTGCTTGTTGGGGACATTGTCCCATTGGAAGAAGCGGATGCGTGCGGCATGAACTTGTACGACTTGAGCAAGCACGATTTCGACGAGACTTTACTGGCAGTGGTGGACCACGACACGGCTCGTCTCAGGAGAAAGTTGAGCGATCCACCGGTGGGAGCTCCCACTGGAGAGTCCCCTTTGACCAGTTTGGGTAAAGTGTCCAAGTACTTCCAGGACAAGTACGGCGTGAACTGCGAGTGCGAGATCTTCCCCTTCACTGGAGACAACCTAGCCACCATATGCTCGCTTCCCTTGCAGAAGAACGACGTGTTGATCTCGTTGGGTACCTCGACCACGATTCTCTTGGTCACGGACCAGTACCACTCGTCGCCCAATTACCACTTGTTCATCCATCCAACGGTGCCCGGATACTACATGGGCATGATTTGCTACTGCAACGGGTCTTTGGCGCGCGAGCGTGTTCGCGACGACTTGGCGGGACCACAGGCCTCGCAGGCCCCCGGAGAACAGGTGCCCTGGACCCAATTCAACGACGCTTTGCTCGACGACAGTTTATCCAACGACAACGAAATCGGGTTGTACTTCCCATTGGGCGAGATAGTGCCCAACGTCGACGCCGTGACCAAGCGCTGGACGTTCGAGCGCAAGGGAGACCATCCCAACAAAACCATTGTGCTACACGAGCTCGACCAATTCACCCCAAAACGCAAGGACGCCAAGAATATCGTCGAGTCGCAAGCCTTAAGCTGCAGGGTCCGCATTTCTCCACTATTGTCCGACGAAACGGACGCCCTGAGCGAGACCCAGGTGCTatccaagaaagaaaacaccCAAGTGACATTCGACTACGACGCATTCCCACTCTGGACCTACGCAAAGAGACCCAACCGTGCGTTCTTCGTTGGTGGTGCCTCCAAGAACGATGCCATTGTCCGGACAATGGCCAACGTCATTGGCGCCAGAAACGGCAACTACAGACTAGAAACGCCCAATTCGTGCGCATTGGGCGGCTGCTACAAGGCGATGTGGTCCTGGTTGAAGGTCCACGAGCCCACGACCACCCCATCCTTCGACGTTTGGCTGAATGCCAGTTTCAACTGGCAAAGAGACTGCGAATTTGTGTGTCAATCTGACGCTGCCAAATGGGAGCAATGCAACGGCAAGATACAGGCATTGAGCGAAGCAGAGGCGTACGTCAAGGCCCTGGCCCAGAGCCAGGGTCAGTGA